CATTTCTTCCGGGCTGAGCCAGTGGTTCAGGCCCACGCCGAGCAACCCGGCGAACACCACGGCGGCCTGTTGGCTGGCAGACTGCCAACTGACGAAGAAGCCCTTGCGGCCCGGCGTGGCGATCTCCGCCAGGTACACCGACACACCGCCAAGCTCGACGCCGGCAGAGAAACCTTGCAACAGACGACCGAACAGCACCAGCAGCGGCGCCGCGACGCCAAGGGTCGCGTAACCGGGCACGCAGGCGATCAACACCGTGCCGGCAGCCATCAAGGCGAGGGTGATGACCAGGCCTTTCTTACGGCCATGACGGTCGATGTAGGCGCCGAGGAAAATCGCGCCCAGTGGACGCATCAGGAAGCCGGCGCCGAAGGTCGCCAGGGACAGCATCAAGGAAGCAAAGGCGCTGTCGGTGGGAAAGAAGGTTTTGGCGATGGCCGTGGCGTAGAAGCCATAGACCATGAAGTCGAACATCTCGAGGAAGTTACCGCTGACAACGCGAAAAATCGCCCTGCCTTTGCCCGTAGAAGTGGACATGTCATTCACTCATTTTGGCTATCTTATTAGTGATCCCTGGTCATCACTCGTCCTTGCTGCGCTTTTGTAACCATATGTGTATTGGCCACTACCCGCAATAGGAACTGATAGCTAGCTGACTAAATGCGCAGGCGCTGAGAACGATGAAAATCCAATGTGGGAGCTGGCTTGCCTGCGATGGCGGTGGGTCAGCAATAGATCAGTCGGCTGACAGTCCGCTATCGCAGGCAAGCCAGCTCCCACAGGATTTTGTGTTGATCAGTTAAGGAGGGAGTTGCGCAAGCTGTCCGACAAGCCCTTCGGCGCCAGCCAGATACCGAGATAGGCTTTCGCCAATTCCTCATCGCGGCTGCTGAACACCACCTTGTCGTTGATCTCCAGGTTCAAGCTGCGCCCACGGCGAACGTCGAGGGCATAGCGATCGCCGCTGCGGATATCGCGGAAACTGGCATGCAGTCGATCCAGTTCCGGCTTCAAGCGGGCGAGGGCGGCGCTGGTTTGCTGGCGCTCCAGGGCGGTGGTGGCGGCCTTGATCACATCGCTACGGTCGATGTCGCGAAAGTAATACAGCGTCAGGCGCAAATCCTTCTGCTGGTCCCACGCCTGTTTCGCGCGCATGTCAGCCGGTGCATACAGCGCGGCCGCATACACATCGGCCCAGAGATAGACCAGCACCGCCTGGTTTTTCAGCGCCAGTTCATGAGACTGCGCGGGGAAATCGGCCTGCTTGAGCCGATCAGCCTCACTGGCCAGCACTGCAACGGAAAAAATCATCATTAAACAGAAAACCACATGCCGCATAATGGCTCGTCCTGCAAAGGTGCGTGTCAGTAGTGTAATGCCAGTTTCCTGCTTCTGTAGTAAAGGCAAGACTGGCCTACGACGCGACCAAGGGTTAATGTTCGCGGCGTTGAGCCTTATATAGACTGTGCCCCGGCTCACACACTTGAGCCAAATTGTCCTTCATGCCCGCTGGCCGCGGCATGATTTAGCCAGGCGTCCAACCGTACGCCTGGCCTGTTCTGAGGAGTACGCATGGCTGTCTACAACTACGACGTGGTGGTACTGGGTTCCGGCCCGGCTGGAGAAGGTGCGGCGATGAACGCCGCCAAAGCGGGGCGCAAGGTGGCGATGGTCGATAGCCGTCGCCAAGTCGGCGGTAACTGCACCCACCTGGGGACCATCCCGTCCAAGGCCTTGCGTCACTCGGTGCGCCAGATCATGCAGTTCAACACCAACCCGATGTTCCGGGCCATTGGTGAGCCGCGCTGGTTCTCGTTCCCGGACGTGTTGAAAAGCGCCGAAAAAGTTATCTCCAAGCAAGTCGCTTCGCGTACCGGCTACTACGCCCGCAACCGCGTCGACCTGTTCTTCGGCACCGGCAGCTTTGCCGACGAGCAAACCGTCGAAGTGGTCTGCGCCAACGGCGTGGTCGAGAAGCTGGTGGCCAAGCACATCATCATCGCCACCGGTTCGCGCCCGTATCGCCCGGCGGATATCGATTTCCACCACCCGCGTATCTACGATAGCGACACCATCCTGAGCCTGGGCCACACCCCGCGCAAACTGATCATCTACGGCGCCGGCGTGATCGGCTGTGAATACGCCTCGATCTTCAGCGGCCTGGGTGTATTGGTGGAGCTGGTGGATAACCGTGACCAGTTGCTGAGCTTCCTCGACTCGGAAATTTCCCAGGCGTTGAGCTACCACTTCAGCAACAACAACATCACCGTGCGCCATAACGAAGAGTACGAGCGCGTCGAAGGCCTGGACAACGGTGTGATCCTGCACCTCAAGTCCGGCAAGAAGATCAAGGCCGACGCCTTGCTGTGGTGCAACGGCCGTACCGGCAACACCGACAAACTGGGCATGGAAAACATCGGCGTCAAGGTCAACAGCCGTGGCCAGATCGAAGTCGACGAGAACTACCGCACCTGCGTGACCAACATCTACGGCGCCGGTGACGTGATCGGCTGGCCAAGCCTGGCCAGTGCCGCGCATGACCAGGGCCGTTCGGCGGCGGGCAGCATTGTCGACAACGGCAGCTGGCGTTATGTGAACGACGTGCCGACCGGCATCTACACGATTCCGGAGATCAGCTCGATCGGCAAGAACGAGCACGAACTGACCAAGGCCAAGGTGCCTTACGAAGTCGGCAAGGCGTTCTTCAAGAGCATGGCGCGTGCGCAGATCGCCGGTGAGCCGCAAGGCATGCTGAAGATACTGTTCCACCGCGAGACCCTGGAAGTCCTCGGCGTGCATTGCTTCGGCTACCAGGCCTCGGAGATCGTGCACATCGGCCAGGCCATCATGAACCAGCCGGGCGAGCAAAATACCCTCAAGTATTTTGTGAACACTACGTTCAACTACCCGACCATGGCCGAAGCCTATCGGGTCGCGGCCTACGACGGCCTCAACCGGCTTTTTTGAGCGGCTCCGGCCGGTGGCCTGAGCCGGCCGGGGAGACCGATTTCAGTAATTCTCGAGGGTGGCAGTGGCCAAACCGGGAAAGTCTGTAATCAGGCTATCTACGCCGAAGTCGGCGAGCCTGCGCATCAGCGCGGGTTCGTTGACCGTCCACACGGACACGTGCAAACCCTGGCGCTGGGCTTTTTCCAGACGCTCGGGGGTGCACAGCGTCCAGTTCAATGCCAGGTATTCACAGCCGTAGTTCTGCGCGACCTTCAGCGGGTCGAGCCAGG
The sequence above is a segment of the Pseudomonas sp. R76 genome. Coding sequences within it:
- a CDS encoding chalcone isomerase family protein; amino-acid sequence: MRHVVFCLMMIFSVAVLASEADRLKQADFPAQSHELALKNQAVLVYLWADVYAAALYAPADMRAKQAWDQQKDLRLTLYYFRDIDRSDVIKAATTALERQQTSAALARLKPELDRLHASFRDIRSGDRYALDVRRGRSLNLEINDKVVFSSRDEELAKAYLGIWLAPKGLSDSLRNSLLN
- the sthA gene encoding Si-specific NAD(P)(+) transhydrogenase — protein: MAVYNYDVVVLGSGPAGEGAAMNAAKAGRKVAMVDSRRQVGGNCTHLGTIPSKALRHSVRQIMQFNTNPMFRAIGEPRWFSFPDVLKSAEKVISKQVASRTGYYARNRVDLFFGTGSFADEQTVEVVCANGVVEKLVAKHIIIATGSRPYRPADIDFHHPRIYDSDTILSLGHTPRKLIIYGAGVIGCEYASIFSGLGVLVELVDNRDQLLSFLDSEISQALSYHFSNNNITVRHNEEYERVEGLDNGVILHLKSGKKIKADALLWCNGRTGNTDKLGMENIGVKVNSRGQIEVDENYRTCVTNIYGAGDVIGWPSLASAAHDQGRSAAGSIVDNGSWRYVNDVPTGIYTIPEISSIGKNEHELTKAKVPYEVGKAFFKSMARAQIAGEPQGMLKILFHRETLEVLGVHCFGYQASEIVHIGQAIMNQPGEQNTLKYFVNTTFNYPTMAEAYRVAAYDGLNRLF